The DNA segment AAATAAGATGTAGAACTCAAAAGCTGAGATGCAGACTAAAATGCAGGAATTGGTGCAGAATGAGAGCAGACTACATGCTGTGTCTACCAAATCGTGTGAACAATAGCCACCATTCCATTTCAGTTGAATTCTAGTTTCCACTGTTACGAGGTGAGATACCAGTTCATACAAGCTGGTGTGCAACATCAGAAGACGAGACCGCCAACCAACAAAGATGTCACTGGAACTGTTAGGTTGTCATCCACCTCTGTACTAATGGGTAATGATTCCACAAGGGCACTAGCCAGAGACACAACAAAGAAGCGTATGATCATTCCCCAGCTTTCTTCGATGAACCCAAAGGTGTGGTAGTAATGCATGTACCTGGTTTAATTATTAACATAATTTCAGAATCAGTGAAACTATTTGGTAAATGAATTAGAAATACGGACAAACATACCCCACAGATGCTAGAAAGCCCGCCAATGTCATTGTGACGCTACCTGCAAAGGACTTGTTATGGTTGTAGAACAGCTTTTTTCTTCCAAATCGTCTTCCTACTATGTCGGCCATACCTGGCAACAATAACAACTCATGAATGCTGCCTTTCGTAGCTGGAAATGCAAGGTTAGTTTTCCAACATAAATATGTTTACCGTCTCCAGCACACAAGTTACAGATTGCAGCTATTGCAATAGGAGATGTCCGCCAGAAGAGCCAGGTAGCAAAAGTTATGGTGCAGGCATAGTATAGTGGCCCCTTCAAAAGTTCCCTAAGGAATCAGAGAAAATGGTTTGAGAGGAAGCCGAAAGGAAGAAAAATGTCATTGACTAGTGGAAAAAGAGAAGCAAGTTGCTCATGTGAGGAGAATTATCAACACTGCTCTGTCATAAGACAGCATCTAAAAGTTGTAACCTGTAATCTCCATGTCTGCTTATTGACTTGACCATGGCATCATTTTTCCATATTCCAGATCCCAAAAGAAGCATCCTTATGATATTAATTCCCGGTGCTAATGCTGCAAGTAATGGTGCCTGACTTCCTGAACTACAATAAGTAGAAATAGTTGAATCAAATGAATAACCTCATCTCTCTGGTGAAGGTTCTTTAAACATATAGTCACCTGAACAAAGGCCAGAACAGCAAGAATACCAATCCGATGCTTATATGTACAAGCTTCCTGTTTAGTTTCTAACATGCAAAACCGGAAAAAAGGTTATTCTGCAGAAGCCAACAGAATGTACTAACACATACAATGATCGATATCTCTTAAATAGCTTTCCTATTTTTATGTATTACTCTTTTGACGGAAATTCATCAATGGATCTTAATATGCGGCAAGACAACTTGACACCAGTTGATCAGAAAAAGATAATGCTTGCTTTAAGAAATAATTCCCTAGAGAAAGTTGTACAAACCCAAGATGGCAGGATAACAAAGAATCCAGTAGCACAACCAAACAAGTTTCCAGAAGTACAAGTTCCGTGATCGTTAATATCTAGGAGATTAAATTATGTTGATAGACAGTGAGTCTAAAACATGCCATAGACCTACAGAACATGTAACTTAACTTCTCTTATAAGTTCAATGATTCACTTCATCAGAAATCTCCAAACGTATGACATCAGAAACTCAGCATAGTCATGAGAAGTGTGAGGCTCAACTAAATATAAAAATGAAGCAAGACGAACAGATAAGCTATCCTACCAGCAATGAAATCCATGACAGAGGCTTCAATTTTGAGTCCAATTCCATGTTACATGATCTATAAGGTCTACTGTACATAGAAGCAGAAAGCAAAACAGTATGAGGCCCTTATCCTTATGTATGTACATCAAGGGTGGTGTCAATGAGTGTAAACTATTACAAGGGATTCATGATTAGTACCACTGACCTTGATTCAAGTGTTTATAGATGCATGCTCAACAAAGTTTAAGGAGCTTTATGCTTCAACATATCACAATACATCCCATGGCATTATAACTCTTCACCGCATCTACTATTTAGAAAGCCTTGAATCATCAGAGCATGAATTTTAACTTTTAAGGTTTTCAAATTGCATATCATTTTGAGGTGAAGTTGTAATGACACAATTTTGTGGACAATTATAACAAGATTAGTGAGAGTGGGCATTGGTACAATGGTAAGATTGTTCCTTTGCAACCTAGGAGACCAGTTTTCAAATATCAAAAACAACCTCTCTTCCCAGATCTTGCACTGGCAGGAGCCTCATGCATCAGTTATGTCCTTTAATTATGGCAAGATTAGTGCACAATCAGGAAATTTAGATTCTTTCTATGTGAACAATTCCTATTATTTACACACGGTtggattcttttctttttatgaacCAATATGAAACTTTTGTGACTCTTTATGGCCCGATAGCCATGATTATCTGCTTCTACTACTTGTAAGATTCATGCCTTTTCTATCACAAGCATCTACTTTTCTCATCCTCAGCTATTTCTAACCTGTATATGCTTTCAGGTCACTTCATAACTTAGAACAAGGTAATAAACTTCCAAGAAATTATAGTTAACTCCCAACTACTACCCTCGTTTCAGTTTCACAAACCTTGCATTTAGCGTCACCAAAATTCAACCTTAATTTATCTACTTATCTCAATAATCAGTTCAACCTAACCAAGAACAAGAACGATTCACCCCAAATTTTCGAATCCGCAGCTCATTCGAACTTCAAGGCTAAAACAAAATCCTAGAAACCATTGCCCAGAAGATCCACATTAGACGAGAGAGTGAATAGGAGCAGCCGCTGACCTGCTCAAAGACGCCTCTTTTAGCCAGCTCTTCCCAGAACCGAAGGAGCCCGAGGGCAGTAGCAGACGTCAGGGCTGCCGCGCCCAAATCATGGACCACTGAGCTCTCCAGCGAAATGGGATCGACCATGGTCGCCAGGAGGCGGCGGTGGGGGAAGCAGGAGGAGCGGAAGCCGGGCGGAAACAGGGTAGGAGAACCGAAGACGGAGGGAAAAGAGCGCCGGCCCAGATGAGCTGATGACCGGATTGGAGGAGCAGCGTAACAGAGGAGAGAGACCTCCGAATACATCCTTTCCGTCAAAGTCCAACGCTAAGAAAACGCAGGTTTAGAGACATAAAGGATATATCCCCCGAGACTATCTTCGTACCGGTCATATCGTACCGTTTGCTAATTAATACGAATCCGACAAATCACTGTTACAAAAACCACAACCCATGAAGTCCCAATCACGTAACAGAGTTTATCGATGGAGATGATGTCCCTGATATCCAAATTAATCCGACTTGATTCGGGTGGGTCCGTGTGTGCAAGAGATGAGATAACGAAAAATGAGGTTTGAATACTTGTTAAGGGACTTAAGTCGATTAGGTGCGTGCTCCGTAATTAATCTATATGAAAACTGAGGTGGCAAGTTGAGGGTATATTAAATTTAGTAAATAATAACTAATCTTAATTATTatatctaagatttttttttataataagttAATAGGAGGAATATTTCGTAGAATGTTTCTTCCTCCATTTTTAGATATGAGTTGAATAtttcttaatatttattttggATTGGTATCAACGTATGATGGAGTCTTACTCTCTTGACGTGACTATATTAGCATGTGTCTTACCATATGCCGAGTTATTATTGGGGAGAATATTTTTCTTATTAATCATCAATCAACAggtgcttctattttccttgcttTCACGTGTATTGCTCAATCCAAATGTGATTTATGTACAAACTTGAAACTGATGATTTTGTTCCCTTTTttcgctcttttttttttttttgtttcaccaGCATGGGAACTTGAGAGTTAATTTTGATCATTAGTTAGATACGATGAAATTAATCTGACCTTTTTTTAATATTGTTATGTTTACAAGGAAAAAAAGAGGCTTGAATGTTTGTATCTCGTATCCTATTTTAATTGGAGAGCTGAAAACGTTTATATCTCATATCCTATTTTCTCAACTTATGCAAAAGATTGTTTACTGGTTTAATCCAGTAAAATCTATTACATGATAAGTCAGTACTTGTTTGTTTGTTGTAAGTGAAAAATAGGAATAAGCAGCTCAAGAGCTTTAGCTCAATTTTGTAAGTTTATGATATTCGAAATAGAGAATATTTTCTTTGATGCTTTATTGTTGTAGGGTACCTCACAGTTATATGGTTGATAGGGCTCTTGACGTCGAAGTCTTgattaactaaaaataataatcatatcatttgATTCTTCTATTTTGTTCCCCTCTGATCTCTTCTGTTTTTGTGTTTGAATTATGGAAGAAAGAATCGAGATGAGGTATAAGCAATAAGTGGTTTTATTATGCGATAGTTCATGATATTCACATCAATCTATTGTACCCTATCTTTGGGTAGACCTCATAAAATAATTGTCCTAGTTTTatcctatcttttgtttcatttttttgaaataatcataaaagtttttttttttatgggtcTACTACTAGAAATTCAATGCCTAATCTCAACATTAATGTGTATTCTTGAATAATcttatttgttaattatttaaccatttcattttaccaagttcaatgttagccagattagtcaacatttatatatttcgatgcaacaaCATCATGTTATTTGTAATaagtagttttattggttggttaattggcCACATTTTCTTCGTAAAATTGGTTGGATTTATATTCTATTCAATCTAAATCTAATAAATGCCTTGTTATTATGGACTTAACTAAAATTACTTAAGTTGTGAGGTACCTTTACGGTAAAGTCATGGATTTAGCTGGAGTtgtctaagtcgtgaagcaccattATATTAACTTCTCGAACTTAGCTGGGATTATCTAAgtcatgaagcacccttgcgATATATATCCACAACGAGTCAACCAATTTGCAACCTTGCTCATGTCTCGAAGAACTTGTGAAAAGAGCAAGTTGATTAGCTAAAAAACAAGCGATGGATAAGTCCCGACATTTCGCGAAGGGGgcagctttataagcaattcaacaaacactttgagtgcaagagagaaaagagaggaaggaaaaaACAATGACTTTAGAAAGTAAAACAAATAGTCACAAGTCTGTAGACAATTGCTCACTGGTTGTTAGGCATGATGGCAAGTTCCTGTCAAGTTAACATGTGAACTTGTGTATACCAATCAACACCCAACACTATCCCAAAGCCCCATCTACCCCTATGCCACCCGAGAGGTTTGAGGGAtctgagatggttgacatttcgTGCAGAACTATAGTATACAGAAAATAAGTCGTGGCACATAAAAACGAAGCTATTTTGGAACAGTTTTGCCTGGCATGATGAGTGATTGCACTATAGCACCGAGAACTATTTTTGCttatatttttcaataaaaaacaCACAAAATTAAAGCAAAATATGCTGCTAAGCATCTGTACAACCATACAAAAGTGACAAACGGTTCATTAAGCAAAGATATTAcgagtgcgcgatgaccgtttataacattctccctcacttaaactattgacgctctcatcgacgcttgttggtggGCTTTGATGACTACTTCTTCGTATCGTAGGGTGTCTTCAGACTcccaatttatttttatttggtgaagctttcgccacttcactatGTATTCGGTTTGCTCCACTCCATTGGGTAGTTTTGTCTTACGAtccactaaaatggtttcaactcacttctctAGGAGGTTGTGGTAGGTGGTAGGTTTTCAAGTTGCTTGCATGGAAGAAGACATTATTAATTTTGAGCCACGCTAGTAGTTGTAACTTATATGAGACATTATCTACCCTACTGAaaattgggaagggtccttcatacttacgcaccaatcctttatgtactttATGCCTAAAGAACTGGAGTGATGCTAGTTGAAGCTTCACCAATACTAAGTCACTAACTTTAAACTCCTATGGTTGCCTTCCGAAAtctacccacttcttcatcttttttactGCCTTCTCCAATTAAGTCTATGTAAAATTTATATTTCGATGTCATTCCTTCGCAAAGTGATATACTAACAGACTCCTCCTAGTATAATCGATCACCAAGGTGTGAGAAGTTGATGACTGTTTTcccgtaatgatctcgaagggactCTTGTTGGAAGAAAAACTCCATTGTAAGTTATAGAAGAACTAGGCAATGTCCAATAGTTTCACCCAATCCCGTTGGTTGGCACttatagtgccgaagatattactcAATGAGTGAATTTATTCTTTTAGTTTGGTCATTCATTTAAgggtggaggcttatggagaagtataacttggactcgagaaatttgaatagctcggcctATAATCATCCCAAGAATCGAGCAACTCGATCATTGATGATATTATACGGGACTCTCtaatacttcactacattcttcatcatcaacttgactGTCTCCTCTTCTGAGTAGTGTAAGGGTGTAGTAATGAATGTcatatactttgaaaatcgatcgaccatcaTGAGTATCGATTCGAGTCCCCCTACTAccgacaagcttgatatgaagtccaaggaaatactCTCTCATGGCTTCTCTAGTATAAGCAACAGCTCTAAAAGTCCCATCAGCTTTCGCTGCTCTACCTTATCTTATTGGTAAGTAAGACACGTTTgaatatattcctccacatcagttcccattttcggccaatagaaggccctctccatgagagccaatgTTCGGTGAATACCCAGATATCCAGCCCAAGaggaatcatgacactctcttaagagttcacgtctcaAATTGTCCGCTCAAGGAACATAAACCATATTCCCTTTAGTATAGACGAGGCCCTCCTAGACCTAAAATCGTCGTGTCTTGTCTTCTTTGATTAGTTACATTAGGGTCAATACCTAGGGATTATTGTGTAGTCCATCCATGATTCTAGAAAAGAAGTTAGAATGCAACTAACTTGCTTGACCTCCGCCTTCCAACTGCATAGCATTCACTAACTCTACTTTCCAACTCAATGCATCAACCATGACATTTGCTCTTCCGGGATTTTACTCgattatcatatcaaacacaactAGAAAGTCCTGCCATTGTGCTTGCTTTGAGGAGAGTTTCTATTGATTTTGGAAGTAACACAAAGTGATGCTATTCGTccttagtgctagtcataggtattatacaagtcaatcatgtgagtgatgacatgtacgacataatacacactctttttacttattatattatttgatattttatcactttatattgcttgttgcatgactatatattgtaatattcatggatttgtacaatgggaatcagatcatgattatATCACGATAAAAAGAccgatttatctttaaacataaatcctaaataatcatagTCATAGTTTACTCAAGAAAGATAttgagataaccaaatagactagtgtacttgttaatcataggtgccctacaagccaatcacgtgagtgatggcacatgtgatatgatacacattctttttgcttattatattatttaatattttatcacttcatattgcttgttatatatatatatatatatacatgtatatatatatatatatacatgtatatatatatatatatatatatatatatacatgtatatatatatatatatatatatgtatacatatgtatacatatatatacatatatatatatatatatatatatatatatatatacatatatatatatatatatatatatgtattgttaggatcggagcggcactcagaggggggggtgaattagtacagtggattaaaacgtcggttttgacaaaatctttcgtacgataaaaaaccgaacttgaaaagcttaataacgtagaagcgtatggaagtgtagtgactaagtaaagtagtttacagtatgtaaatggcaagaacaaaatgcaaaccagagaagacagtagtttatagtggttcggtcaatcgtgacctacatccactcctctgattcctcttccgtcgaggccaccggcatccactaatgatcttcctttactaggcgatgatcaacctccttcttacacccctcttacaacatctTACAAGTGGtttacccttttacaaagatttcaatgaatagaaaggaggtgaacactcatgttattgaaaacaagacttttcctaaggcttttctcaacttctagcgtctcaaaaggttatattctctgctgagaaatgaggggtatttataggcctcaagaggattcaaatttgggctccaaaatttgaattctctttggttttcgaggccggcggtgccaccgcctgtcagtgtctgacactgacagtggactggcggtgccaccgcctagccaagcggtgccaccgcccagctctcgggtgctgggcggtgccaccacctaggccaattcagctcactggttgggctccaaacttggcccaaaccagtccgaactcaggcccaattggcccctacttgggttataggattaacacctaatcctaaccctaattaacgtgctaactacgaatttaaagacattttctaagctattacaaagtccgtaagtcaagacttcttccggcgagcttccgacaaacttccgacggtcttccgataaactctcgaaaaccattctgcggactcccggcaagctcctagacttcacgatttgatcttgtcgagttccaacgagcttctttggcaagctccaatctttctcggtgagatctgcaaacttccaacgaaccttccggcgagcttccgaaaaacccttcagcaagctccctactcattctcggctagttccggcagcattcccg comes from the Musa acuminata AAA Group cultivar baxijiao chromosome BXJ1-10, Cavendish_Baxijiao_AAA, whole genome shotgun sequence genome and includes:
- the LOC135595196 gene encoding probable phytol kinase 2, chloroplastic isoform X1, producing MYSEVSLLCYAAPPIRSSAHLGRRSFPSVFGSPTLFPPGFRSSCFPHRRLLATMVDPISLESSVVHDLGAAALTSATALGLLRFWEELAKRGVFEQKLNRKLVHISIGLVFLLFWPLFSSGSQAPLLAALAPGINIIRMLLLGSGIWKNDAMVKSISRHGDYRELLKGPLYYACTITFATWLFWRTSPIAIAAICNLCAGDGMADIVGRRFGRKKLFYNHNKSFAGSVTMTLAGFLASVGYMHYYHTFGFIEESWGMIIRFFVVSLASALVESLPISTEVDDNLTVPVTSLLVGGLVF
- the LOC135595196 gene encoding probable phytol kinase 2, chloroplastic isoform X2, whose protein sequence is MYSEVSLLCYAAPPIRSSAHLGRRSFPSVFGSPTLFPPGFRSSCFPHRRLLATMVDPISLESSVVHDLGAAALTSATALGLLRFWEELAKRGVFEQKLNRKLVHISIGLVFLLFWPLFSSGSQAPLLAALAPGINIIRMLLLGSGIWKNDAMVKSISRHGDYRELLKGPLYYACTITFATWLFWRTSPIAIAAICNLCAGDGMADIVGRRFGRKKLFYNHNKSFAGTCITTTPLGSSKKAGE